In Mugil cephalus isolate CIBA_MC_2020 chromosome 20, CIBA_Mcephalus_1.1, whole genome shotgun sequence, the following are encoded in one genomic region:
- the mmd gene encoding monocyte to macrophage differentiation factor isoform X1 yields MLLGYDLHRSRFGRFMNRRAPGNCRYQPTCYEHAANCYTHALLIVPAFVGMTLLHRLSDNSWERMTAWVYGLGLCALFLISTVFHIITWKKSHMRSVEHCFHMCDRVAIYFFIAASYTPWLNLRELGPLAAHMRWFVWLMAAAGTIYVFNYHEKYKLVELAFYLTMGFFPASVVTSMSNTEGLHELACGGLIYCLGVFFFKSDGVIPFAHAIWHVFVALAAAVHYYAIWKYLYKAPSADSLLDS; encoded by the exons gttcaTGAACAGACGGGCCCCTGGTAACTGCCGCTACCAGCCCACCTGCTACGAGCACGCTGCGAACTGCTACACCCACGCC CTTCTCATTGTGCCGGCCTTCGTGGGCATGACGTTGCTCCACCGTCTGTCGGACAACAGCTGGGAGAGGATGACGGCCTGGGTGTACGGCTTGGGCCTGTGCGCCCTCTTCCTAATCTCCACTGTGTTTCACATCATCACCTGGAAGAAGAGCCACATGAG GTCCGTGGAGCACTGTTTCCACATGTGCGACAGAGTGGCTATCTATTTCTTCATCGCTGCCTCCTACACACCTTG GTTGAACCTGCGTGAACTGGGCCCCCTCGCGGCGCACATGCGCTGGTTTGTGTGGCTGATGGCTGCTGCTGGAACCATATATGTCTTCAACTATCATGAAAA gtaTAAACTTGTCGAGCTGGCCTTCTACTTGACGATGGGATTCTTTCCTGCATCGGTCGTGACGTCAATG agcAACACAGAGGGACTTCACGAGCTGGCCTGCGGAGGACTCATCTACTGCCTGGGTGTGTTCTTCTTCAAGAGCGACGGCGTCATCCCCTTCGCCCACGCCATCTGGCACGTGTTTGTGGCCCTGGCGGCGGCCGTGCACTACTACGCCATCTGGAAATACCTCTACAAGGCTCCCAGCGCCGACAGCCTCCTCGACTCGtga
- the mmd gene encoding monocyte to macrophage differentiation factor isoform X2, with amino-acid sequence MKRVNSFQRFMNRRAPGNCRYQPTCYEHAANCYTHALLIVPAFVGMTLLHRLSDNSWERMTAWVYGLGLCALFLISTVFHIITWKKSHMRSVEHCFHMCDRVAIYFFIAASYTPWLNLRELGPLAAHMRWFVWLMAAAGTIYVFNYHEKYKLVELAFYLTMGFFPASVVTSMSNTEGLHELACGGLIYCLGVFFFKSDGVIPFAHAIWHVFVALAAAVHYYAIWKYLYKAPSADSLLDS; translated from the exons ATGAAGAGGGTGAACAGCTTTCAGAG gttcaTGAACAGACGGGCCCCTGGTAACTGCCGCTACCAGCCCACCTGCTACGAGCACGCTGCGAACTGCTACACCCACGCC CTTCTCATTGTGCCGGCCTTCGTGGGCATGACGTTGCTCCACCGTCTGTCGGACAACAGCTGGGAGAGGATGACGGCCTGGGTGTACGGCTTGGGCCTGTGCGCCCTCTTCCTAATCTCCACTGTGTTTCACATCATCACCTGGAAGAAGAGCCACATGAG GTCCGTGGAGCACTGTTTCCACATGTGCGACAGAGTGGCTATCTATTTCTTCATCGCTGCCTCCTACACACCTTG GTTGAACCTGCGTGAACTGGGCCCCCTCGCGGCGCACATGCGCTGGTTTGTGTGGCTGATGGCTGCTGCTGGAACCATATATGTCTTCAACTATCATGAAAA gtaTAAACTTGTCGAGCTGGCCTTCTACTTGACGATGGGATTCTTTCCTGCATCGGTCGTGACGTCAATG agcAACACAGAGGGACTTCACGAGCTGGCCTGCGGAGGACTCATCTACTGCCTGGGTGTGTTCTTCTTCAAGAGCGACGGCGTCATCCCCTTCGCCCACGCCATCTGGCACGTGTTTGTGGCCCTGGCGGCGGCCGTGCACTACTACGCCATCTGGAAATACCTCTACAAGGCTCCCAGCGCCGACAGCCTCCTCGACTCGtga